A window of Torulaspora globosa chromosome 8, complete sequence contains these coding sequences:
- the SNU66 gene encoding U4/U6-U5 snRNP complex subunit SNU66 (ancestral locus Anc_8.786) has protein sequence MPDEISLSLEETNKIRASLGLKAIAPANDQDNGSYEGIDKILPKRASSTVERSEGPRFIENDKIHMLRRKLAALKDASGLSRSAGNDESSSQGDWLSRIGSKPVKISFDEDGDEEGDELPLVRVSHKVEDIADPKGVILTLKENSVLADGDDTLEAENLVQEREEAKRIHMSQMNKNRRRMRRKIQVSSAEIELQEEAENEDNILAIGVAKNYNSTSDEPEPKHSGKLKVSFSGTDSDASDGGDFKPVQIKKRKKNGTGARTKAKSITLPPRIQPVELKNHDLDFEDLEQDLFVPFNSVKRSKLLSEVATPEELAAQIAKEKREREQKIAQVAEASDNLIIDEGTRFLESLRTAILEKPAHPDSADVQEDVGLQESAPTTVETSKKWRDDREAPDFYEGLASTLNFIRERNVLPKLQSLTSDSSKPAIPNYQKEARKIRERNNSQMRQDKTQYTAKELEEIENYQDEQIARRISELQAKTLQDYDPEVKLQYKDESGNQLTTKEAYKKLSQKFHGTRSNQRKQAKAQSRIEARKTQQQKSSVFDVL, from the coding sequence ATGCCAGATGAGATCTCCCTGTCATTGGAAGAGACTAACAAGATTCGTGCTAGCCTTGGATTGAAAGCTATCGCGCCAGCCAATGATCAAGATAATGGCAGCTATGAAGGGATCGATAAAATTCTACCCAAGAGAGCCTCATCGACTGTAGAGAGATCGGAGGGACCACGTTTCATAGAAAATGATAAAATACATATGCTGAGGAGAAAGCTTGccgctttgaaagatgcTAGTGGCTTAAGTCGATCAGCAGGTAACGATGAATCTTCATCTCAAGGCGATTGGCTAAGTCGAATAGGAAGTAAGCCTGTCAAAATTagctttgatgaagatggggaTGAAGAGGGAGATGAACTGCCACTAGTGAGAGTCTCTCACAAGGTGGAAGATATAGCGGATCCCAAAGGCGTCATCTTGACTCTTAAGGAAAATAGCGTACTAGCAGATGGCGATGACACACTGGAGGCCGAGAATCTAGTTCAGGAGAGGGAAGAAGCCAAGAGAATTCACATGAGCCAGATGAACAAGAACCGAAGGCGAATGAGGAGGAAAATTCAAGTCTCAAGCGCTGAGATTGAACTGCAGGAGGAGGCAGAAAATGAAGACAATATACTAGCGATCGGAGTAGCTAAAAATTATAATTCCACTTCAGATGAACCTGAACCGAAGCACTCAGGTAAACTAAAGGTTTCCTTCAGTGGTACGGATAGCGATGCCTCCGATGGCGGTGACTTTAAACCTGTgcagatcaagaagaggaaaaaaaatggcaCAGGCGCAAGGACTAAGGCCAAAAGCATCACACTACCCCCGCGGATTCAACCTGTTGAGCTAAAGAATCATGATTTGGACTTCGAGGATCTGGAGCAAGATCTTTTCGTGCCTTTCAATTCCGTCAAAAGATCGAAACTACTGTCTGAGGTCGCAACGCCGGAGGAGTTAGCAGCTCAGATCGCGAAGGAAAAGCGTGAAAGAGAGCAAAAGATTGCCCAGGTTGCTGAAGCTTCAGATAACCtcatcattgatgaagGTACAAGGTTTTTAGAGTCCCTAAGGACCGCCATCCTTGAGAAACCTGCACATCCGGATAGTGCTGATGTACAGGAAGATGTCGGACTTCAAGAGTCGGCTCCAACCACTGTGGAGACGTCAAAGAAATGGCGAGACGACAGGGAAGCGCCCGATTTTTATGAGGGCCTGGCGTCCACATTAAATTTCATCCGAGAGAGGAACGTGTTACCAAAACTACAGAGCCTAACATCGGACTCTTCCAAACCTGCAATACCGAACTATCAGAAAGAAGCCCGCAAGATCCGTGAAAGAAATAACAGTCAGATGCGTCAAGACAAAACTCAATACACTGCCAAAGAGCTAGAAGAGATAGAGAACTACCAGGATGAGCAAATAGCACGCCGCATCAGCGAACTGCAGGCCAAAACCCTGCAAGACTACGATCCAGAAGTCAAACTGCAGTACAAGGATGAAAGTGGCAACCAGCTTACGACAAAAGAGGCCTACAAGAAGCTATCTCAGAAGTTTCACGGAACAAGAAGcaaccaaagaaagcaaGCTAAAGCCCAATCCAGGATTGAGGCGAGAAAGACCCAACAACAGAAGTCTAGCGTCTTTGATGTGCTTTAG
- the SLY41 gene encoding Sly41p (ancestral locus Anc_8.785), giving the protein MITVQSTTTRRRSSVHQNLFDPKLYRTCEPAKEVSEKEEKDKYAQPSLSQIVGKVSEIAVLLQKEFVRLFPRSVQDYLPEVDLKVTLVCLTWYVTSSISSNVSKAILRDFTHPVALTELQFLFSALLCVFFIAVVNMAQLPSLSRTAIARAVASFPEGILPSYLSGDFRQSVVGKFLKPSKLIFLATFPMGIFQFMGHISSHKATALIPVSLVHSIKALSPIVTVSYYRVFQGKKYNAMTYWTLVPLIMGVMITCWSTHGSKKMDAANGRLSMLSGLLYASVSMLIFVSQNIFAKSILTVKSKKGILPSSAPASPQIGKAEVSPFQIDKITILFYCSCIGFALTLPPFLTGELMQHQSVFKDLTWKVSSLIVFHGVTHFFQALLAFQLIGMLSSVNYSVANIMKRIVIITVALAWESRFNIAQVIGLLMTLSGLYGYDKWGTFRKIDKQMTAL; this is encoded by the coding sequence ATGATTACCGTACAGAGTACTACTACAAGACGGCGTTCGTCTGTCCATCAGAACTTGTTCGATCCGAAGTTGTATCGGACTTGTGAGCCTGCCAAGGAGGTATCtgaaaaagaagagaaggataagTACGCCCAGCCATCGCTTTCGCAGATTGTCGGAAAAGTATCTGAAATTGCCGTTCTCTTGCAGAAAGAGTTCGTGAGGCTGTTCCCCCGAAGCGTGCAGGATTATCTGCCCGAAGTGGACCTTAAGGTGACGTTGGTGTGTCTAACGTGGTACGTGACGTCTTCTATATCCAGTAATGTTTCCAAGGCCATCTTGAGAGACTTTACACATCCCGTGGCGCTCACTGAGCTGCAATTTCTGTTCAGCGCTTTATTGTGTGTTTTCTTCATTGCTGTCGTGAATATGGCGCAACTACCGTCGCTCTCTCGAACAGCGATCGCTAGGGCGGTTGCAAGTTTCCCTGAGGGCATATTGCCTTCGTACCTTAGTGGGGATTTCAGGCAGTCTGTGGTCGGGAAGTTTCTGAAGCCAAGCAAGTTGATCTTTTTGGCTACATTTCCCATGGGAATATTTCAGTTCATGGGCCACATCAGTTCGCACAAGGCGACAGCACTGATACCTGTGTCTTTGGTGCATTCCATTAAGGCACTTTCGCCAATTGTCACGGTTAGTTATTACCGGGTTTTCCAAGGCAAGAAGTACAATGCAATGACATATTGGACTTTGGTACCTTTGATTATGGGCGTAATGATAACGTGCTGGTCCACGCATGGTAGTAAAAAAATGGATGCTGCCAATGGCCGTTTATCGATGTTGTCCGGCCTGCTTTATGCTTCAGTGTCAATGCTTATTTTTGTCTCCCAAAACATCTTTGCCAAGAGTATTTTAACCGTGAAGAGTAAGAAAGGCATCCTGCCTTCCTCTGCTCCAGCCTCGCCACAGATTGGTAAGGCCGAAGTTTCGCCTTTCCAGATTGACAAGATCACCATTCTTTTCTATTGTTCTTGCATAGGGTTTGCATTGACCTTGCCACCTTTCCTCACCGGCGAATTGATGCAGCACCAGAGCgttttcaaagatttgaCGTGGAAAGTTTCATCCCTAATCGTTTTTCATGGAGTAACCCACTTCTTTCAGGCTCTTTTGGCTTTTCAACTGATTGGAATGCTCTCCTCGGTAAACTACTCCGTCGCGAATATAATGAAGCGTATCGTGATTATTACAGTGGCTCTGGCCTGGGAGTCAAGGTTTAATATCGCCCAAGTGATTGGTCTGCTGATGACGCTGAGCGGGCTTTATGGTTACGATAAATGGGGTACTTTCCGGAAAATTGATAAGCAAATGACTGCTTTGTAA
- the YHM2 gene encoding Yhm2p (ancestral locus Anc_8.784) — protein MSQQPAELKKKPISFSNILLGAGLNLCEVTTLGQPLEVVKTTMAAHRDFTFFNAVKHVWSRGGIFGFYQGLIPWAWIEASTKGAVLLFVSAEAEYRFKVLGLNNFAAGIMGGVTGGVAQAYLTMGFCTCMKTVEITKNKASAGGVPQSSWGAFKDIYRKEGIRGINKGVNAVAIRQMTNWGSRFGLSRLVEEFIRKMTGKTNPDDRLSALEKIMASAIGGGLSAWNQPIEVIRVEMQSKKEDPNRPKNLTVGKAFRYIYQSNGVKGLYRGVTPRIGLGVWQTVFMVGFGDMAREFVGKLTGEKPAAKH, from the coding sequence ATGTCTCAACAGCCGgctgaattgaagaagaaaccaaTCTCGTTCTCTAACATCCTGTTGGGAGCGGGCCTTAACTTGTGCGAGGTGACCACGCTAGGTCAGCCGTTGGAGGTTGTCAAGACCACCATGGCAGCTCACAGAGACTTTACATTTTTCAATGCTGTGAAACACGTTTGGTCGCGTGGAGGCATCTTTGGATTCTACCAAGGGTTGATACCATGGGCATGGATCGAGGCATCAACTAAAGGAGCAGTGTTGTTGTTTGTGTCAGCTGAAGCCGAATACCGCTTTAAAGTACTTGGGTTGAACAATTTCGCCGCTGGTATCATGGGTGGTGTCACCGGTGGTGTCGCCCAGGCATACTTGACCATGGGATTCTGTACCTGTATGAAGACCGTCGAGATAACTAAGAACAAGGCCTCAGCTGGCGGTGTGCCTCAGTCATCCTGGGGGGCGTTTAAGGACATCTATCGTAAGGAAGGTATCAGAGGCATTAACAAAGGTGTCAATGCCGTTGCAATTAGACAGATGACCAACTGGGGCTCGCGCTTTGGGTTGTCTAGATTAGTGGAAGAATTCATCAGGAAGATGACCGGTAAGACCAACCCCGATGACAGACTGAGTGcgctggagaagatcatgGCTTCTGCCATCGGTGGTGGGTTGAGTGCCTGGAACCAACCTATCGAAGTCATCAGGGTTGAGATGCAgtccaagaaggaagatccAAACAGACCGAAGAATCTAACGGTGGGCAAGGCTTTCAGATACATATACCAAAGCAACGGTGTTAAGGGCCTGTACCGTGGTGTCACTCCAAGAATCGGCTTAGGTGTTTGGCAAACTGTGTTCATGGTTGGATTCGGTGACATGGCAAGAGAGTTTGTCGGTAAATTGACCGGCGAAAAGCCAGCTGCCAAGCACTGA
- the RRG7 gene encoding Rrg7p (ancestral locus Anc_8.782), with product MLNRLRCLPGRRWKSNSTIKRFIDENRAIANTTVFQGTLYEHTVMRELQGKLAMTSLQKTGGANDRGVDIRGSWDVAKVFHTMNPILKLDQTEVPARCKLNGVTFKPFRHKLPRETQLKVLVQCKAFTSSKVAPKEFRELLGTFASLVSGPQRNKTAIMMCSPNMLTKDGLSLINSVPMPLIYLRIEMLRLKGADYDIADSGRLLNYYENEYAAQFLQGMGIKEWLKLSMFK from the coding sequence ATGCTGAACCGACTTAGATGCCTTCCCGGCCGCAGGTGGAAATCAAATAGCACCATCAAGAGGTTTATCGACGAGAACCGGGCAATTGCCAACACAACGGTCTTCCAGGGCACGCTTTATGAACACACCGTTATGAGAGAACTACAGGGCAAGCTGGCTATGACCAGTCTGCAGAAGACTGGCGGCGCCAACGACCGTGGCGTCGACATAAGAGGCTCCTGGGACGTTGCCAAGGTATTCCATACAATGAACCCCATCCTGAAGCTGGACCAGACCGAGGTGCCAGCAAGATGCAAATTGAACGGTGTCACCTTCAAGCCCTTCAGACACAAGCTACCGAGGGAAACGCAGCTGAAAGTGCTGGTACAATGCAAAGCGTTCACGAGCTCCAAGGTGGCACCGAAAGAGTTCCGTGAGCTTTTGGGCACGTTTGCCTCGCTAGTGTCGGGCCCGCAGCGCAACAAGACAGCGATCATGATGTGCTCGCCAAACATGCTGACCAAGGATGGACTCAGCCTCATCAACAGCGTGCCAATGCCACTGATATATCTGAGAATTGAAATGCTACGGCTAAAAGGAGCCGACTACGATATTGCCGACTCCGGGCGACTGTTGAACTACTACGAGAACGAATACGCCGCACAATTCCTACAAGGAATGGGCATCAAGGAGTGGCTCAAGCTATCGATGTTTAAGTAG
- the BIL1 gene encoding Bil1p (ancestral locus Anc_8.781): MDTDKLAIKDDQPLANSATNAKGARSENRDEGVVTIFDVTNKIEWALKQLETKVEENEKQFERSLNALEDQISRWNERD, from the coding sequence ATGGACACAGATAAGCTGGCCATCAAGGATGATCAGCCATTAGCTAACTCAGCCACTAACGCCAAAGGAGCTCGTTCTGAGAATCGCGATGAGGGTGTGGTTACCATATTTGATGTGACCAATAAGATCGAATGGGCCTTGAAACAGCTTGAAACCAAGGTGGAAGAGAACGAGAAGCAGTTTGAAAGGAGTCTCAATGCTTTGGAAGACCAGATATCTCGTTGGAACGAGCGAGACTAA
- the CUS1 gene encoding U2 snRNP complex subunit CUS1 (ancestral locus Anc_8.780), whose translation MARRSNRRKRGHDSSEVAEKHKIAKLIESQASKKRKSPHTSEDTTGLREQYGTLLSRFSNLADQPLDDASGLVATVELQIPNGEADGETKEDENAPVDEKQQDHKISKRQLRKMAKPSLSELKKTALYPEVIEWYDCDAQYPALLVNIKSSKNIVQVPAHWQTKREYLSGRSLLEKKPFELPDIIKQTDIEVMRKTIPEDENGKEDPSLKQTSRARVQPKLGSLDIDYKKLHDVFFKLGARWKPDILLAYGDQYYENRNLHEEAVWKKYRDQKKPGKISSKLRQAMGLSEGQLPPWCAKMRTLGMPPSYPDLKIAGLNWDIENLRGEVYGSLKDPDATKNTHPLFGTIISAYDEPETTEESKTKRKEAQEHTVEQALEPVKTIIVDDGKQVTQTTKVSPPAGSPVPQESPKASKALYTVLKEKAVEETARRQGVAYVIHDVVKQDDNRTQTEVSEQIEDQIDTKFKF comes from the coding sequence ATGGCTAGACGGTCTAATAGGCGCAAGCGCGGTCATGACAGTTCAGAGGTCGCTGAGAAGCATAAAATCGCTAAATTAATTGAATCACAGGCTTCCAAGAAACGGAAAAGTCCCCATACGTCTGAGGACACGACTGGTCTACGGGAACAATACGGTACATTGCTTTCAAGATTCAGTAATCTTGCCGATCAGCCGCTGGATGATGCTAGTGGTTTGGTAGCGACTGTCGAGCTCCAGATTCCGAATGGAGAAGCAGATGGTGAGACgaaggaagatgagaatgCTCCAGTCGATGAGAAACAACAGGATCACAAGATATCGAAGCGGCAACTGCGGAAGATGGCCAAGCCAAGCCTTTCTGAACTAAAGAAAACTGCTCTCTATCCGGAAGTCATCGAGTGGTACGATTGCGATGCTCAATACCCAGCTTTGCTAGTGAATAtaaaatcatcaaagaATATTGTACAAGTGCCTGCCCATTGGCAGACCAAGAGAGAATATCTCTCTGGCAGATCGCtgttggagaagaaacCTTTTGAATTACCGGACATCATAAAGCAGACTGATATAGAagtgatgaggaagacgatTCCGGAAGATGAAAATGGGAAAGAAGATCCTAGTTTGAAGCAGACATCCAGGGCCCGTGTTCAACCTAAGTTAGGCTCCCTTGATATAGATTACAAGAAGCTACATGATGTGTTTTTCAAGTTAGGTGCCCGATGGAAGCCAGATATTCTGCTTGCTTATGGTGATCAATATTACGAGAATAGAAATCTGCATGAAGAAGCCGTATGGAAAAAATACAGAGATCAAAAGAAACCTGGCAAGATAAGTTCCAAACTGAGGCAGGCCATGGGCCTTTCGGAGGGCCAGTTGCCACCTTGGTGCGCAAAGATGAGGACACTAGGCATGCCTCCGAGCTACCCCGATCTCAAGATTGCTGGCTTAAACTGGGATATTGAGAATCTAAGAGGAGAAGTATATGGgagtttgaaagatccGGATGCCACGAAGAACACTCATCCACTGTTTGGCACCATAATTTCAGCATACGATGAGCCTGAAACGACAGAAGAATCGAAAACGAAGCGGAAGGAGGCACAAGAACATACAGTTGAACAAGCACTAGAACCTGTCAAGACTATTATTGTGGATGATGGAAAACAGGTAACACAAACAACAAAAGTTTCACCGCCTGCTGGAAGTCCAGTACCGCAAGAGAGTCCGAAAGCGTCTAAAGCACTCTATACCGTGCTGAAAGAAAAAGCAGTCGAAGAGACCGCTAGACGCCAAGGCGTTGCTTATGTGATACATGATGTGGTTAAGCAGGACGACAACCGAACCCAGACAGAAGTTTCAGAACAAATTGAAGATCAGATTGATACCAAATTCAAATTCTAG
- a CDS encoding hydantoinase/dihydropyrimidinase family protein has translation MSTYDVVIKNGIICTASDFYPADIGIIGEKIAAICDCIDPVHAGEIIDAEGGIVTPGGIDAHVHVDEPVKLLGDVADTMGEATRSAVAGGTTTIIAFASQDLSLTGPHALSQSVKNTTDMYSKQRLYCDYGLHMILARLEGTGTATRDILDQQLENVYQDCGVSSIKVFMTYPGLQMSDYNLLNAMYASRKNGITTMIHAENGDIVRWMTESLEEQGLLEPYYHGVSRPTIVEGEATNRAVTLARTMDNPILFVHVSSPEAIDTIRRAQTAGLKVYAETCPQYALLSDEDTKCAHGDDFAGAKNICSPPLRPEEVKQAIWRGMNNGSFTIVGSDHCAYLYSSKEKGKHNAFAKCENGRFRYIPNGMPGVCTRMPLLFDAVMRNRLSSLMKFVEINCTNPAKIYGCYPQKGGLLPGSSDADIIVWYPNDKQYDLQPEVITNDLLEHACDYTPYEGVEIKNWPRFTIARGKVVYKEGKLMHDNARGQYIRRKKSSLSSPNNAWPSEWRPAYDKK, from the coding sequence ATGAGTACTTATGACGTGGTGATAAAAAACGGTATAATTTGTACTGCCAGCGATTTCTATCCGGCAGATATCGGAATTATTGGCGAGAAGATAGCTGCGATCTGCGATTGTATCGATCCTGTCCATGCTGGCGAGATCATTGATGCCGAGGGCGGGATAGTGACACCTGGAGGGATCGACGCTCACGTACACGTAGATGAACCAGTGAAGCTTCTAGGCGACGTAGCAGATACAATGGGAGAGGCAACCAGAAGTGCCGTAGCAGGTGGAACAACCACTATTATTGCATTCGCCTCACAGGATTTGTCTCTGACGGGACCGCACGCCTTGAGCCAGTCTGTCAAGAATACCACTGACATGTACTCGAAACAGCGCTTATATTGCGACTATGGTCTCCATATGATCCTCGCCAGGCTGGAAGGTACGGGCACGGCAACTAGAGATATTTTAGACCAACAGCTGGAAAACGTTTATCAAGATTGCGGAGTCAGCAGTATAAAAGTCTTTATGACATATCCGGGTTTGCAGATGTCTGACTACAATTTGTTAAACGCAATGTATGCCAGCAGGAAAAACGGGATCACGACTATGATCCATGCAGAAAATGGTGATATTGTTCGGTGGATGACTGAGTCTTTGGAGGAGCAGGGTCTCCTGGAACCATATTACCACGGCGTCTCCCGCCCCACTATAGTAGAAGGTGAAGCGACTAACAGGGCGGTGACACTGGCGCGAACTATGGACAATCCAATCTTATTCGTTCACGTATCCTCTCCAGAGGCTATCGACACAATAAGAAGGGCTCAAACGGCCGGACTTAAAGTCTATGCGGAGACCTGTCCTCAGTATGCCTTACTTTCAGACGAAGATACCAAATGTGCTCATGGGGATGATTTCGCAGGAGCGAAGAACATCTGCTCCCCTCCTCTTAGACCAGAGGAGGTGAAGCAAGCGATATGGCGCGGCATGAACAATGGGTCGTTCACCATTGTAGGATCTGATCACTGTGCGTACCTCTACTCTAGTAAGGAAAAAGGAAAACACAATGCCTTTGCGAAGTGCGAGAATGGGAGATTTAGATACATTCCCAACGGTATGCCAGGTGTCTGCACTCGCATGCCCTTGTTGTTTGATGCGGTTATGCGAAACAGGCtgagctctttgatgaaatttgttgaaatcAACTGCACAAACCCAGCCAAAATATATGGGTGCTATCCACAAAAGGGAGGCCTCCTTCCGGGCTCTAGCGACGCTGATATTATAGTATGGTACCCAAACGACAAACAGTACGATTTACAACCAGAAGTAATTACCAATGACCTATTGGAGCACGCATGTGATTACACGCCATATGAAGGCGTCGAAATCAAGAACTGGCCTCGGTTCACAATTGCCAGAGGGAAAGTTGTTTATAAGGAGGGCAAACTTATGCATGATAATGCGAGGGGGCAATATATCAGAAGGAAAAAGAGTAGCCTGAGCTCCCCAAACAATGCATGGCCTTCGGAATGGCGACCTGCGTATGATAAAAAATGA
- the GRX5 gene encoding monothiol glutaredoxin GRX5 (ancestral locus Anc_8.519), which translates to MALNCSSSYITCGHNGAGDSAYLILMGKVLFEGHLIVRIQPYSSKIRTVDMFASRFLSIKPRLSLGSFSSVVRHQSKLFMSSETRKAIDEAVASAPVVLFMKGTPEFPQCGFSRATVQMLGQQGVDPAKFAAYNVLEDPELREGIKEYSEWPTIPQLYVNKEFIGGCDILTNMAQTGDLAALLEEADALVPEDGE; encoded by the coding sequence ATGGCCTTGAACTGTAGTTCCAGCTATATCACGTGTGGGCATAATGGTGCTGGTGATAGTGCTTACTTAATCTTGATGGGTAAGGTCTTGTTTGAAGGTCACCTAATTGTCAGAATCCAGCCTTACTCGTCAAAGATCAGGACTGTGGATATGTTTGCATCAAGATTCCTTTCCATCAAGCCAAGATTGTCATTGggctctttctcttctgtGGTTCGTCACCAAAGCAAGCTCTTCATGAGCTCGGAGACCAGAAAAGCTATAGACGAGGCAGTGGCATCCGCCCCAGTCGTGTTGTTCATGAAGGGAACACCAGAGTTCCCTCAGTGCGGTTTTTCGAGAGCCACAGTCCAAATGCTGGGCCAGCAAGGCGTGGATCCTGCCAAGTTTGCAGCCTATAACGTTTTGGAGGACCCTGAGCTGCGTGAGGGCATCAAGGAATATAGCGAGTGGCCTACTATCCCACAGCTTTATGTGAATAAGGAGTTTATTGGGGGATGCGACATCCTTACGAACATGGCACAAACCGGGGATCTTGCAGCgctccttgaagaagctgatgcCTTGGTTCCAGAAGACGGAGAATGA
- the EXO5 gene encoding Exo5p (ancestral locus Anc_8.518), translating into MKAFCRRFSTNATSFTHQGRPLPEGGLLTRKERDQISALPFFIESSHGRSRTRRTSTRQEYLEKKLPDVRRAFGCDPDNPGYLPFKLPKERPNPYWDAHLGRTVDPDTGKQTLHGKPRLSVTKLLTKRWCELRESYDIYAKAPIYEHPQVIEGLETHQKLEDETHRIPEDWHEFMEHFEVAIPTDEYHELVGSWYESIGKLVNLFTVGEAREVLCHGFLDPNSCQMVEGPVVSEEEVLVSGVIDHLVLTRRARFHGKPLGLIGCIESRPNLYIADVLNQIEGQKELLKQKYGIVLSDIKTRSIRKIPTQNSVVKSTKLQVMYYRSFLETLGSSPSGTYQRLLLNAQRRKMDIDRPIEPSKLISMMAATDLIISDMRCLRDGENIGFETYDGYFSGRDQGDAYDVTHFYDLITDVSVIQKFEEFFTLWSRPPTLRYFAARLAQMYHEVAPLLSDTLLIEYYCQGENFHNIVFDYDPELMKSECFNSASFWFGKRDIEPIKPTLKNVMTYCKHCDYEEVCLWRKQITDKCRQLGSDLEKITEE; encoded by the coding sequence ATGAAAGCCTTTTGTCGTCGATTTTCCACAAATGCTACGTCTTTCACCCATCAGGGTCGACCCCTTCCAGAGGGAGGTCTATTAACAAGAAAGgaaagagatcaaatctCAGCTTTaccatttttcattgaATCGTCTCATGGAAGATCCCGAACAAGGAGGACGAGCACCAGGCAAGAGTACTTGGAAAAAAAGCTTCCAGATGTCCGGAGAGCCTTCGGTTGTGACCCAGATAACCCTGGATATCTTCCTTTTAAGCTTCCTAAGGAGCGACCAAACCCGTACTGGGATGCCCATCTTGGGCGGACAGTCGATCCCGACACTGGCAAACAGACATTACACGGCAAGCCCAGACTATCTGTTACCAAGCTTTTGACCAAACGATGGTGCGAGTTGCGAGAGTCCTATGACATCTATGCGAAGGCACCCATCTATGAGCATCCTCAAGTCATAGAAGGGTTGGAAACGCACcaaaagctggaagatGAGACGCATCGAATCCCAGAAGATTGGCACGAATTTATGGAGCATTTCGAGGTTGCCATCCCTACCGATGAATACCATGAATTGGTTGGGTCGTGGTATGAAAGTATCGGCAAGTTAGTTAATCTTTTTACGGTGGGCGAAGCTAGGGAAGTACTGTGTCATGGGTTTCTAGACCCAAACTCATGTCAGATGGTTGAGGGTCCTGTGgtttcagaagaagaagtactGGTCAGTGGAGTTATAGATCACCTTGTTTTGACGCGCCGAGCTCGCTTTCATGGTAAACCACTGGGGTTAATTGGCTGCATTGAGAGCAGACCGAATTTGTACATAGCCGACGTCCTAAACCAGATAGAGGGCCAGAAAGAACTACTCAAACAAAAATATGGGATTGTTCTGAGTGATATCAAGACAAGGTCCATTCGAAAAATTCCAACACAGAATAGTGTCGTCAAATCGACAAAACTGCAGGTTATGTATTACAGATCATTTCTCGAAACTTTGGGCTCCAGTCCATCTGGCACCTATCAAAGGCTTCTCCTAAACGCCCAAAGGCGCAAAATGGATATCGACAGGCCGATTGAACCCTCAAAATTGATCAGTATGATGGCTGCGACCGATTTGATCATATCGGATATGAGATGCTTACGAGACGGAGAGAATATTGGGTTTGAAACATACGACGGCTATTTTTCGGGCAGAGACCAGGGTGATGCTTACGATGTGACCCATTTTTACGACCTGATCACCGACGTAAGTGTGATCCAAAAATTCGAAGAATTCTTCACCTTGTGGTCGAGGCCCCCGACGCTGAGATACTTTGCCGCAAGACTAGCTCAAATGTATCATGAGGTTGCTCCATTGCTAAGTGACACATTGCTAATTGAATATTACTGCCAAGGGGAAAACTTTCATAATATCGTTTTTGATTACGATCCTGAATTAATGAAATCGGAATGTTTCAATAGTGCAAGTTTCTGGTTCGGGAAGAGAGATATCGAGCCAATCAAACCGActttgaaaaatgtcaTGACCTACTGCAAGCATTGCGATTATGAAGAGGTCTGCCTATGGAGAAAGCAGATCACTGATAAATGTCGTCAGCTTGGGAGCGATCTGGAGAAAATAACTGAAGAATAA